GGTTTCTTGCGTTCCACTATTCTGGAGTCCCTTGTCAAGAACCCAGCTGCCAATGCGTACAATGAATTAGCAAGGTGATCAAATGTTGAACAAATCAAGCTCGAGAGAAAACACAAATTTCTAATCTAACAAGCTTTAAAAATGGATATAACCATGCTGATATGCACCATAATATATTCAGGGGCTGGAGTGACATAAAACCACAGATAACTATCACAAGTTCCAAAACATTCATGTAAACAATCAACTATTTTTAGAAGAACGATCGGGTATATAACAAAATATCATATTACTAAAACATATACTAGATGAGGGTATTAAGAGACTATAAAGTCTTATAAAAGTAGAAAAAGTTAATATAAACTACTTCAATTGTCTCAAGTGTTTTAAAGGAGAGAAGAGGAAAGAGGAGAAAATTCTTATCTGCAAGTCCACTCCTTCCTAAGTGGGACATGTAGGAAATAAATGAGAACTAGTTTATAACTTTTCTTAGATTCCTACAAGGGAGTGTAGCTATCTTCTTCATAGATTATTATTACTTTCACATCTCCACGACTCCACCTTCTATTAACTCCAAAGAAAATTGAGAATAGAAAAAAGAAAATTCTTTAGCTTCTTTCCCCTCCACTCCCAACTTATGTCCTCTTCTTTGAAAGCTCAAAAACTCTGTTATAGGTTGTAAAAGTTTCTAATATATAGTAAAAACATCTTCTGCTTGTATACCAGGGACAAGCAAAGACAGTACGATATATGCCATCTTACTGACCCTACTAAATAATGAATAGTTGTGCTCTCTGCTTCATAGAAAATATTCAAATGTTCTCTAAAAGAAGTTTGTTGACATCCGATACCAGTTCCAAATGCTTAGGGTTTTATGCATTGCTTTCATTCAGACTTGAAATACCAAAATGATTATATAATTACATCCGGTGAAAATGAAAATCCAAGGGTTTTCATGAGTTTCAGACGACAAAAGGATAATAACTATCTGAAAGTGAATCCAAGGTTAATATGCTGCCACCGACTTCACAGAAGATATATTAATCTGGTGTTTGCTACGGCTTCCTCATGGAGCCCACGTACACGTAAAGTTTCAATTGTATATACACACATAACCACAAGTCATTTAGATTAATCTCCTTATTTCTTTAACTCGCAACTTAGCAGGCCAAAATATTCAACAAAAGAGTAACTTTAGCTATTCATTCTAATATGTTATAATACTATTCTCTTTTGACATACATATAAATAATTTATGTGAACCACACTTTAATACTAAaatgtttatagtaaatatgataTCGCATTATATATGTTTCAAAAAATAATACTATATCTAGCAATCgacaatcagatatcttatatatgTAATCAGAACAGATAATGATAAAGAGATAGCTACATATATTGTTCTACACAGGTGGACAGTGGCTGAATATGTAAAGATACAACAATCTATATTAATCAGATAAGTTGTGTAATTACTATTTTTACGTATAATCAAATaattatatacatatacatatacacatatatacacacacagaAACAAAAGTCACGACCAAGTTAAATAGATTAAATTTTGTGAGGTAACCAGTTGCTCTAGAACCTTAAGGTATGAGAGGAATACCCTAACGGGATCTTATACTCTTAACACCCACCCTCAATTGATACTTTTCGGACCGATTGACCCGACAACACATAATCAATACCAAcacaaataattaaattaaacAAATGGGGTGGGAGGACTTGAACCCGAGTCTCTCAATAAAccgagctctgataccatgtgaAGTAACCAATCactctaaaaccttaaggtatCAAAGAAAACCCCTAACAAGATCTTATACTCTTAACAAGATCTTATACTCTTAACACCGGTCGTTTTAAAACCTTGAGGTGCTCAAGGTGGTAGAGGAATGCCCTAATAGAGTCTTGTACTCTTAacaaattcattatatatatatacatatattacgTAACTGTTAATTACATACTATCTTTAGATATACGGTATATAGGCTACTCTACTTACAAGTACTTGCATATTAATTATAAAAAGTTGTATTTCTAAAAGCATGAATATTAGACTGCTTGTGGTTCTGTTTGAGGTGGCGTTCAAGGCACCCACATAGAATGGCGGAAGGAGGATCAACTCACAAACAGGTTCAAGATATAATAACCTTTGTCCGGGTTCAAGCCCTAGTCTTTGTCTAAATTATGTTTGTGATAGTATATGCTGTTCCATAGTAGCTGCAAAATAAAAAGACAAATTTGCACCCAAGTATACTAAGCACAGATTATGTTCGTATGATAAGCTGTAACTGACGTTTACTCCAGATTCCGGGGTAATCGTGTAGTAACCCCCGGCATCATGCCTCCATCCCCGCTCACATGCAATTATCTATAAACCATTCGTGGAGTTTCTCCATGTGTAAGCCTCCCAAGTCCCAACAAACATTTAATTAAAAAATGTATATTTCTCCATTTATCGTATCTAAATTTGCAACATAATCAGGAAATAAAACtatttgagaaaataaagaaaatggaAGTCAGAAGAGTACACCCTATCTCAATACAAGAATTTAAGTAAACTATATTGGAACTCCCAAGTATCTGTGATAAATATTAAAGCTAGCAACCTAACAATCAATCCTTTTCAGGATTTAGCCTACATCCTCAAGATTTAGACCTCGACCACAATAGAAATTGTTCTAATTGCTAGATAGCAGAACAAGCTTCGGAAACTTCAGCCTTGTAAGCAGCGACCTAGGTGGACACTTTAGACAGTGTAAATTTCAACTTAGCTAACTAAAAAAGTTGCTATTAGTAACATCTCTTTCTGAAGCTCATAGGTACAGTATTTATACGTGCAGGGATCTTCAAGAATTAACTGGGTATTCCTAGCATAGACCTTATTTTATATCATCATATATAAGCCCTGCACATACTATAGTTCTGTCTCAAAATATAATGGTATATTATCTGCCCACTAACATCAGCATAGAAAATTAAATTCCCGGCCCGCAAAGATATATGTGTTCATATAGAAAAGGAAGAACTAGAAAGGTATAGTGCATTTTTACCTTCCTTGAGAGGAGGACGTAGATCAGGCTCCCAATTTTGTAACGCCCTGCTGATACCCAAGCGAATCGCACCCACCTGACCTGTTTCATTAAAACAATGTCATTTGAGCTTTTAACATAAAATTGACACAACATAAGGATGATAATATAGTGAATTGAGACTTCCATATAGAAAAATAAACTGACCATATTGCTTATTGCAAAATATCTTTTTTAACATGATGAACTGTACGGACATGTTCAACTTTTTCCAACCATATAAATGCAATCATATAAATGCATCCACATGCAAAGAACAGAATAATGAAGTGCGTGTACATAGAAACGGCAATTCCGTATACGTCACGATAACACAACACGAAAATGACACGAAAATAACGGGTTTGGGTGACATTTTTGGTACacaaacacgaaagtacacggatGAATTTAGTATCGGTTTTTGGTTTAACCTtaggtacacgacacgaaacgaaagtagacgaaataaataaatatataaatatatttatcataattatatgaatacatatatcttacaatatattttacatataatttttataaaaaatagatacaaaatagattcaaatttaaatttatttaaatttaaattatattatttttatttttaaataataattatgatatatgataataataataattatttttatttttattttactcGACTAGTAAAaacaaaatatttaaattatattatttttatttttatttttattattaaatataaattacACGAAATACACATAAAATGAAGGTACACgaacacgacacgaaacgaatCCTTAACGGTTCGGGTTTGGGTTAAGCATTCAtgacacgaaacacgaaagtacacgaaacgAACGAATTGCCAGCTCTACATGTACATTCTAATTTGACAGAAGCGACAGAAGCTCACAAAAAGTTTTGATATGTATTTCGACCTTAGGTGAAAATCAACGGTTAACACATGAGACATGTTTAGCTGGTACAAAAGCTCCTTAGCTTTATTGCATTTAATCAGGTAATAATAGTGACACTGAGTACCGAGATTTCAACTAATGACACTGAGTGCACTCATCAAGTCCTGTTATTGACAATTCTTACTTCTTTACTATCATCATTAATAAGTCTATTCATCTACAAAAATAATACTAGCACATACGTAGCAGAAGCCTTTACATCTGCAGAGGGGTTTTCAATAGCCAGAAGAGAGATAGCATTGTCGATCATAACACACAATTCATCGGCAAGTCATTTTAAGAATTTAAGGCACTTAATGACCACATATATAGGCAAATGATCAAATAAAAACTAAACTtaaaactagaaactaatctaagccattagatcaatctaatctaatATTATActttcagtttatatatatatatatatatatatatatatatatattatctaaTCTAATctaatgcatatacatatatattattatactTTATAACTTACACAGTCACATCAAATTTGTAGGTGCAAATGTTTAGGAACATACAAACTCAAGAAGGGTTAATAAGGACTCTAATGATCCACGGATTAGTCCTTTTAACAGGTTAGTGGAAAGAGAATCAGAAAACCCTTGATTCACTTAACTCACCATTAGTAACTATTAGGAAGGATGACTGTTACTAATAGTAGTGTTACTCTGTATGAGTGTTACTAAAGGTAGTTAAGTCATTTTCTGTTGGTCTTGTTCAAGAGTGCTTATAAATAGTTTGCAGAATGTAATGTTCTGGTTATGAAATATATGAAATGGAAATGTTTTCACCAACCTCTCTCACTTCTCTCTCTAAACTTTCTCTCTCTATAACTGAATCTCTGTCTTCTTTCTCACTCAATCTCTGATCTCTATCTCTCTCCTAACCTCTGATCTCGTTCTCTCTAATCTATGTTTCTCTGATCTCTAGCTATCTCTATCTATCTCTGTTCTCAATTTAGTACTTTTCCTGCCTTTACTTGCTTTACTTAAACAGAAAATCACAAACAAATCATAAAATACAACACACAAAACCTAGTTCCTGACAGATttggttggtatcagagctctatTTTTATCAAACCACAGCTTCAAACGTGTTGAGCACTCTAAGGCGAGCTATGCGAGTCCAGAATGGAAGTAATCGCAACAGTTTTCAGAAATTACTTGTTCTGCACTCCAGGTGTTTGATATTTGTTCTCTACTACTTAGTTTGTTGAATTTCAGTCTAGATCTGTAGCAATTACTGAAGATTGTGAAATTGTTGTTGATCTAAGTTGTAAAATACATTCGATTGAACATTTGTGGTTAAATATTGGTTTGATAATCAGAGAACAACAAGAGTTAGTAAATACTTGCTAGTTAGAAGTTTTTTGAGGAGTTAGGATAGAATAGCTGAATGAAATGGAGGTGAAGGAGAAATCTTATAATGAGTTGATGCAAGAGGTCCAACAATAGTTTTTGATGCATAGGGAGGAAACTAGTCAAAAACTTGATAAGGTTAAGGAATTAATGGATCTAGCTGTACAGAAGTTTGGAATGTTGCAGGCGAGACAAACGCAGAGAGAAAAGAAGTGTTTGTCAATCCTTTTGATAAACAACATTCGGCAGATAAGATAGTGATTAAAGGAAACAGCTCTAGTCATCTCCAACATTTGAAGCTTAAGCTTCCTAAATTCACAGAAGGAGGCGGTGTTAGTGAATGGATAGAGGATTGTGAGCACTACTTTGATATCTTTGAAGTAGGAGACTCCAAAAAAGTTGGTGTGGCTGGTATGCACCTTGAAGGTGTGGCTAGGAGGTGGTATCAGGTTTACACTGTAGGAAGGAAACAAATGGAATGGTCTAATTTCACCTTGCAATTCTCTGCTAGGTTTGGGAGTATGGAACAAGAGCTCTTATATGATACATTTAAGCAGCTCAAGCAAACTACTACAGTAGATCACTATTTCAACCAGTTTGAGAAATGTATGGGGCAATTCAAAGGAAAAATGCCTCAACTGACAGAAGAATTTTTCTTGGAAAGCTTCTTAAGTGGATTGGAGGCTGATCTTAGGAATGTTGTGGTGTTGTTGACCCCAACATCAGTTGAAATAGCCTACAGGAAGGCTAGGCAGATTGTGGAATCTAAGAGAAGCAAAAACATCAAGGAAGGTAAGACTTCCGTCAATAAGGTCAGTAGTGTATCTGGGAGCAAGGTTGGAAGCTTGGCTCACTTAAAAGATGAAGGTGACCAAAGCAACAAAAAAGTTTTGTGTCCATGTCCTGCAGATCAGACACAGAAGGAAAAAGAACAAGTTGagaataaatcaagaaaaaacaAGTTGGAAGCATGTAAGGAGACTTCAATGGAGGTTTCTGTTCATGCCATTGAAGGGAACCATAGCAATCAAACCATTACTATGACTGGCTTGATTGGCAAGAAAGAATTCTCAGTGCTGATTGATGGAGGAAGCACACATAGTTTCCTGGATGAGAAAACTGCCATCAAGCTCAAGTGTCAACTGGTGAAGATTAACCCTATGAAGGTGCTTGTGGCTAATGGTAATCATCTAATCAGTAGCTATGAATGTACAGATTTTAAGTGGAAAATGGGGCAGAATGAGTTCAAAATCACTGTTAAGACCTTGCCAATGGGTAACTATGATCTAGCATTGGGAGTGGATTGGCTGAGCACACTTGGACCTGTTACCTTTGATTTCAAGAAGTTGACATTGCAGTTCCAAAATCAAGGTCAAACAATCATGCTACAGGGTAACTCCCAAGGAACAAAGCCTGCTTTACAACAAATGACAGCTAATGCCTTCTTTAGGAGCTGTCAAACACAGGGGCATGGGCTGATGTATGTCTTATATGCTAATTCTGGACCTGAAACCACTGTGAAACAGGTCGAGGAAATTTCTACTCCTAATGAACACAGTTTGCTCTTACAACAGTTGAATAAGAAGTATGAGGTTCTTTTTCAACTTCCAGAAGTGTTACCACCTCATAGAGACATTGAGCATGGTATTGATCTGAAGGAAGGTTCTCAGCCTTTCTCACAAAGCTGAAATTGAAAGGTTGGTACTTGAAATGCTGGACAGTGGGGTTATCAGGCCTAGCAGCTCTTCATTTGCATCTCCCACATTGTtggtaaagaagaaagatggcagcTGGAGGTTTTGTATAGATTATAGGAAACTTAAttaattaaccattaagaataaGTTTCCAATTCCTTTGATAGAGGCCTTACTAGATAAGTTGCAGGGGGCAGCATATTTTACTAAACTAGACTCGAGGGCTGGGTATCATCAAGTGAGAATGAAGGCAAGGGATATTGAGAAAACAGCTTTTAGGACTCATCTTGGGCACTATGAGCTCACAGTGATGCCTTTCGGCCTCACCAATGCCCCTACCACTTTTCAAGCCTTGATGAACAAAGTATTTGCACCACATTTGAGGAAATTTGTTTTGGTGTTTTTTgatgatatactgatttactccaaaaGCAGTCAGGAACATTTGAAGCATTTGGAGGAAGTCTTTATACTAATGAAAAACCATCAGTTATATGCTAAAATGTGACTTCATGAAGGATCAGGTTGCATATCTAGGTCATATTATCAGTAGGGAAGGGGTGGCAGTTGATCAAGGTAAGGTTGCTGATATGTTATCTTGGCCTGTTCCTAGGATTGTTAAAGGGTTACGAGGGTTCCTAGGGCTGACTGGCTACTATAGGAAGTTTGTCAAAGGGTATGGCTTAATTGCTAGGCCCTTAACTAATTTGATGCAGAAAGACAACTTTCATTGGACTGGAGGCCTCCCAAGCTTTTCAAGCCTTAAAACAGGCTATGTCTAGTACTCCCATTCTTGTTCTTCCCAACTATGACAAAGATGTCACTAATGCTTCTGATGTGGGACTAGGAGCAGTTTTGACTCAAGATGGGAAGCCTTTAGCTTATTACAGCAAAGCCTTGGGACCTAAAGGGCAAGCAATGTCTGCTTATGAGAAGGAACCGGTTGCCTTGGTGACAGCAGTTAAGAAATGGAGTTCTTGATGGATAAACATTTTTATATCAAGACAGATCACTGGGCCCAAAAGTTTCTGACAGAGCAGAAGATCACCAATTTATTGCAGCAGAAGTGGATAAGCAAGCTGATGGGATGCACCTATACTATTCTTTACAGAAAGGGAAAGGATAATATTGTGGCAAATGCCTTGTCCAGGATTATTGAGGATACTGTTGCTAAGGACCCAGCTGCTTGTTCTAGTACAAACCATGAGGACATGGTTGTTTTTGAAGGCGGGAGTGTTGTTAGGAAGGATGACTGTTACTAATAGTAGTGTTACTGTGTATTAGTGTTACTAAGGGTAGTTAAGTCATTTTCTGTTAGTCTTGTTCAAGAGTGCTTATAGATAGTTTGCAGAATGTAATTTTCTGGTTATGAAATATATGAAATGGAAATGTTTCCACCAACCTCTCTCTCTCACTTCTCTCTCTAAACTTTCTCTCTCTATGACTGAATCTCTGTCTTCTTCCTCACTCTATCTCTGATCTCTATCTCTCTCCTAATCTCTGATCTCTTTCTCTCTAATCTCTGTTTCTCTGATCTCTATCTATCTCTGTTCTCAATTTACTACTTTACTTAAACAGAAAATCACAAACAAATCATAAAATACAAGACACAAAACCTAGTTCCTGACAGTAACCTACCACAAACAAAACTACCACAAAACAGAATAAAATTGGCAAACTAAAAACAGATACCCCCACAACGCCAATAAAAAGCACGAAACTGGACCGAAAAAGTGCCGACATGGATATGCAGTTCTCAACTGAAACTAAAAATATCAAGCTATGGAGAAAAAAAAAACTAACCGACCGAGAGCAACCTAAAATGAAGTCTTCCATAAAAATTACTAACCTGAGATACCGCCTCCCTTCACGGTACAGTTGACATCCCAAAGACCCAAAGTCTTTGTCTCAGTGAAAGGTCGAAGAAGAGCAGCACGCTGATCAAGCATGGGGAAGTAGACATCAAATTGTTTGTCATTAACTACAAATTTACCCTCTCCGGGTTGAATCCAAACACGAGCTATGCTACATTTCCTCTTTCCTGTTCCATAAGCCCGTCCCTTGCTATCTACTTGCCTCACTCGTGCATTGGCAATTTCTTCCTGCTTGTGGCGCTCTATATCTGCCCTTGAAGATTTCCGAGTATTCTTTTCATAACGAATATCCTCTATCTCACTTAGAGGAGGTAGTCCTTCGATTCCTTCCAGATCCTTCAGTGCAATCAAACTCTCCAACATTTCTTCTGTGATTCCAGACGTAGCAACCAGGTCACCAAAAGCACGATCTGGACCTGCAACAACCCGGTAAATCAACAATTATCTTTACCTACTTCAAATTTTAGTTGATCACCAACACAACACAACACATGCCTGTTTATATATTTTCCAGTAGCCTTCCAGCTAATCTGTTTATATGCTTCCATCCAATTTTTCTGAATTAAACTTTTTAAATGAACATTAAACATATAGAACAGGAAACAGCTAATACTGGTGATACTATATCACTTATCAGATCAATGTTAGCTCTACTTTCATAAGGCTATTGCATCTTTGGCTTCAATTTTATATGTTCTGATGACCAATTTATTAAAATTTACTGCAAGTCAATTTTGCTATTTATAAAGTAGCTCACTTATGCAGTTCATCAAAATGAACGGTTAGTCAGCCTAAAGTTCCTCCAAGGCGGTTGTGACTCATGGACTCCGGACTCTTCACTCTACCTAATAATTCTATGAATACACATCAAAGGAAAGGCATCTCCACATGAGACATTTAACAAAACCACAACAAAAAACAAATCCCTGGTTCCCTACATAACCAAAAAACTTTATAAACTCTCGAAAaccaaaaaattataaatattggCATACAATGCTTAAACAACAGAAACTAttcatcattcagaatctcaCCTTTAAGTACGACAGAAAGCTCCTTCTCTTCTTTCTCAAGTAACATCTTTTCTTCTTTACTCTTCTCGCTTTCCTCATCGGCAACCTTTCCCTCCACACCCCCACTCATCTCCGTCCCCTCTCCAAAAACATTTTCTCCTTTCTCTTCACTGTCCAAATCCCACGTCTTGTAGCCATCCGCAGTAGCCCAACTCTCCTCATCCCCATCGCCCCCAGCCTTATTAACACTCCCCTCAATTCCCTTAAACAAATCAAACTCTCCGTCCTCCTCTTTCTCATTAACCCAGTCCTCATTCACTACATTCGACCTCTGAACATCCTTATAACCCCCCTCAACCCCTTTAAACAAATCATAGTCACTATCCTCCTCTTTCTCATCCACTAAACTCGCGTTCCGAGAACCCCAATCAATTCCTTCAGACCCTATACCCGCCCCCTTAGGAACCGCAATATCTTTAAACAAATCACCATCACTATCATCCACTTCCTTATTCACCCCATTATGATTCCCTAAACCCGCTTTCGGAACCTCCTTATAACCCCCTTCAATCCCTTTAAAAAAATCACCATCACTATCATCCTCTTTCTCATTCAACCAATCTTCATTCCCTAAACCCCGCTTTCGTACCCCGCCACCAACCTTAAACAAACCATTCCCACTCCCATTATCTTTCTTAGAACCCTCATTATCTAAAACCCCACTTAAACTAGCAGAACCTTCGATATTCGAAGAGGGATTCCAGTTTCCACTGTTGTCATTGTTGTTTCTATTATTGCTCGAGAAGTGTTTGACGAAATGTCTGAGAGAGTAAAAATTAGGGTTTGGGAAATGGGGGGTTTGGGGAGATGGGTTAGTGAGATAGGGATGATTAGAGTGGTGGGGTTCAGATGAGACTAAAAATGAGATCAAAcggaggtggtggtggtggtggtggtggtgatTTGAGGGTTTTAATACGAAGCGCGAGAGCATTGCCTTtactgtgtgtgtatatgagtgttTTTTCCAAGGGTTTTCGCAGAGGAGGCTGCAACAACAATAATGAAAAAATGAAGCCTTTTCCAGGCTTCTTTAATTTTGTCCCATATTTTTTTTTCGAATTTCTCTAATTAAGCACTGTACCTGTTTTTCTAATATAAAAAGAAAGCCCTTCGACTGTACCTGTTTTTCTAATATAAAAAGAAAGCCCTTCGAAGTTCATCGAGCTTTTTCGAAAAATACCGAactttatataaataaaaaattgtaaagatattattattatttttaaaaagaattttttttaataatgcagtttttcaatttttttgttaaaaaaattgATTTTCCAGCAAATAGATGCAAATTTGACAGATTTCTGTAATTAGATTCATTCTCGAATGAAGCCAAAATTAATATTGGATGCAACCAAAAAATCTAACTTAACTTAATTTGTTGCATATGTAGTCGATTTTATTTGCattgtatttttataaaaaaattccGAAAATAGTAAAATTGGAAAAAAATGCCCTACAATTAAATCTCGATAAATTAATATTCTTGGGACGGAAATATTTTATTAACTAATCGGAATTATTCATCATgatcaaaaatatattatttttattatgtTGTCACTGAAATAATATTTATTTGGCGAAATTGTTTACACTTCATCGTGGTGACAGTTGTTTTCACTTTATAATTTATATGTGACTCGTATAATTGTTCAGATTATGATCTCATTCTCTTAGTTTTGATTAATGTCCGATTATTCAGTAAGTGATAACTTCGGTGAGCggggcggctccgtccgacgtcgttcctggaccttctggaTATaaatgaggtgtagctgctggtgGGGTATCTGCAAAATAACACCGGAAGGGGGTTGGttcccacggcgcctccggtgtaagaataagaataGGGTTTTGGAGAAGATGGAGATTTATGTATGTAATAGAAAGgttgttgtgtgtgtatatgagtgtgaggGAGTGATTGTGTAAAAGTGTGGATGTTTcttctaacccctaaacccttcaccCTTGGtggtatatatagcccaaaggtagggtttaggggttgttaCCTCTAAATCAGGGCCGTCAGATCTTGGGGGCAGAGGACGCCTGacttgggtggattgcttacacgtgtccaggtgAGGACCACCTTCAGGGTATCCTAACGGTCTTCTGACACGCGCCATGTTTGTCTGgtatgttggttgttgatagttgtcatcgtcacgtgcccacgtacccttccttggcgggttgtggaaTGTGCATGTGCTTGCAGGGACCCCCCTGATGGTGATCTTGGCCCTGATCCGGATCCAGGTAGGCACAtgatccaggtcatgggctgGATCCTGGTAGCCAGTGATCCAAGTCCCGGGTTAGAActgttagggtttatactgaaattttcgtttgaagtatatactttaataataaattatttgagaatcttgaatgcatgttttcatatagtctgtatattatatattgtagacaatctagtatcaaatgggataacagaagattagattgtcaaactccttatataatataataaaggttcacagtctaagtggtgttagacaaaccactagaacggctgaagtattatttagaaataatttatcctgactattgaataatacttgtatactttgtgtatacTGAACAtgatcaaaatagtagaataattgtttattttattctgacaataaagaagaactaagattctacgatattattattgcttaggttcttaatccggatgtagtaattgacacttgtatttaatgcacatgccttgattcatacattaagtaatttattttaaattacaaaatttatgtattgggaaatgacattatatacaaagtgggatattaactataaaaggaaaccgtgtccgaaaaatatattcgggtgatgatgtcctcttgaaagctcataaagataattatgctttagtcctgcaggcaaatt
This genomic interval from Apium graveolens cultivar Ventura chromosome 8, ASM990537v1, whole genome shotgun sequence contains the following:
- the LOC141677600 gene encoding uncharacterized protein LOC141677600; amino-acid sequence: MLSRFVLKPSNHHHHHHHHLRLISFLVSSEPHHSNHPYLTNPSPQTPHFPNPNFYSLRHFVKHFSSNNRNNNDNSGNWNPSSNIEGSASLSGVLDNEGSKKDNGSGNGLFKVGGGVRKRGLGNEDWLNEKEDDSDGDFFKGIEGGYKEVPKAGLGNHNGVNKEVDDSDGDLFKDIAVPKGAGIGSEGIDWGSRNASLVDEKEEDSDYDLFKGVEGGYKDVQRSNVVNEDWVNEKEEDGEFDLFKGIEGSVNKAGGDGDEESWATADGYKTWDLDSEEKGENVFGEGTEMSGGVEGKVADEESEKSKEEKMLLEKEEKELSVVLKGPDRAFGDLVATSGITEEMLESLIALKDLEGIEGLPPLSEIEDIRYEKNTRKSSRADIERHKQEEIANARVRQVDSKGRAYGTGKRKCSIARVWIQPGEGKFVVNDKQFDVYFPMLDQRAALLRPFTETKTLGLWDVNCTVKGGGISGQVGAIRLGISRALQNWEPDLRPPLKEAGFLTRDSRIVERKKPGKAKARKSFQWVKR